One genomic segment of Carassius carassius chromosome 21, fCarCar2.1, whole genome shotgun sequence includes these proteins:
- the LOC132098226 gene encoding gastrula zinc finger protein XlCGF57.1-like has translation MRIHNGETPFTCKLCGKSFSLEGNHKTHMKIHTGEKPFTCPQCGKRFRHKVSLKNHRRVHTGETPYTCKLCRKSFSLEGNLKTHVRIHTEEKPFTCDQCGKRFRHKGSLKSHMRIHTGETPFTCKLCRKSFSQEGNLKTHMKIHTGEKPFTCLKCGKSFRHK, from the coding sequence atgagaattcacaatgGAGAGACCCCTTTTACCTGCAAACTGTGTGGGAAGAGCTTCTCACTAGAAGGAAATCATAAGACTCACATGAaaattcacaccggagagaagcctttcacatgccctcagtgtggaaagcgCTTTAGACATAAAGTATCCCTTAAAAACCACAGGagggttcacactggagagacCCCTTACACCTGCAAACTGTGTAGGAAGAGCTTCTCACTAGAAGGAAATCTTAAGACTCACGTGAGAATTCACACTGaagagaagcctttcacctgtgatcagtgtggaaagagatttAGACATAAAGGATCCCTTAAaagccacatgagaattcacactggagagactcCTTTCACCTGCAAACTGTGTAGGAAGAGCTTCTCACAAGAAGGAAATCTTAAGACTCACAtgaaaattcacactggagagaagcctttcacatgCCTtaaatgtggaaagagtttcagacaTAAA